A DNA window from Helianthus annuus cultivar XRQ/B chromosome 15, HanXRQr2.0-SUNRISE, whole genome shotgun sequence contains the following coding sequences:
- the LOC110913733 gene encoding uncharacterized protein LOC110913733 has product MEETLFWHDNWLGRGPLKYLFPNIFKLAIDKGGYLDSYFEMVGSTYQWKWGWITNPRSEVEWREIGNLMCFLQQVRFKGGKDMWRWDNDRGERFSTKSIRQELELKGTVPSDCGSFKWNAWAPLKVNYLVWRAELGRIADKLSLVKRGINITNNFCSRCGINEESSDHLFVSCLWAKAVWWNILRWLKISMDCEWVSVSQLFEHISVQVGSKKWKQTVQMVAMACMWRLWLARNEKEFNDNMVPVQTIVELTKEESFLWMKNRAKGISTGWNEWVTFDISAML; this is encoded by the coding sequence ATGGAAGAAACACTTTTTTGGCACGACAATTGGTTGGGTCGAGGGCCGTTGAAATATTTGTTCCCTAATATTTTCAAGTTGGCAATTGATAAAGGAGGGTATTTAGACTCCTATTTCGAGATGGTCGGGTCCACCTACCAGTGGAAATGGGGTTGGATAACAAACCCAAGGTCTGAGGTGGAATGGAGGGAAATTGGCAATTTAATGTGCTTTCTTCAGCAAGTCCGTTTCAAAGGCGGAAAGGATATGTGGCGTTGGGATAATGATCGAGGGGAGAGGTTCTCCACTAAAAGTATTCGCCAAGAGTTAGAGCTGAAGGGCACGGTTCCTAGCGACTGTGGATCCTTCAAATGGAATGCTTGGGCTCCTCTCAAGGTTAACTACTTAGTTTGGCGGGCCGAGCTTGGGAGAATTGCGGATAAACTAAGCTTGGTGAAAAGAGGGATTAATATCACAAACAATTTTTGTAGCAGGTGCGGAATAAACGAGGAATCAAGCGACCATCTCTTCGTATCTTGCTTATGGGCTAAAGCGGTTTGGTGGAACATTCTGAGGTGGCTAAAAATCTCTATGGATTGCGAGTGGGTTTCGGTTTCACAACTATTTGAGCACATCTCGGTGCAAGTTGGATCAAAAAAGTGGAAGCAAACAGTGCAAATGGTGGCTATGGCGTGTATGTGGAGACTATGGTTAGCACGAAACGAAAAGGAATTCAACGACAACATGGTCCCTGTCCAGACTATTGTGGAGTTGACAAAAGAAGAATCATTCTTGTGGATGAAGAATAGAGCAAAGGGTATCTCAACGGGCTGGAACGAGTGGGTCACttttgacatttctgctatgttgTAA